From a single Endozoicomonas euniceicola genomic region:
- the sohB gene encoding protease SohB, translating into MEALLEYLAEYGLFLAKALTVIATLVILIVVVTAVGSKARKARKGHLEIDKLNDHYKELREGLEQSLLTAEQLKQQAKDNKKKAKAEKAAKKKSRQKEEQEDITKPRLFVLDFHGDIKASATSSLREEITAVLGIARSEDEVLIRLESGGGMVHSYGLAASQLQRIRDKGIKLTIAVDKVAASGGYMMACTADKILAAPFAVIGSIGVMAQLPNFHRLLKKNDVDIELHTAGEYKRTLTVLGENTEKGREKFKQDMEDTHELFKDFVKSARDQVTIEEVATGEIWYGQKAIDKNLVDEIKTSDQYIYDQVDSTDIIHIAYSMKKGLPEKFGLAAHHALDNTLLKWWERLSTERFH; encoded by the coding sequence ATGGAGGCTCTCTTGGAGTATCTGGCAGAGTACGGTCTGTTTCTGGCCAAAGCGTTAACTGTGATTGCGACACTCGTGATTCTTATCGTAGTTGTCACTGCTGTTGGCTCAAAGGCCAGAAAGGCCAGAAAAGGACATCTTGAAATTGATAAACTGAATGATCATTACAAAGAACTCAGAGAGGGACTTGAACAATCTCTGTTAACTGCCGAGCAGCTCAAGCAACAGGCAAAAGATAACAAGAAAAAGGCTAAAGCTGAAAAAGCCGCTAAAAAGAAATCCAGGCAGAAAGAAGAACAGGAAGACATCACTAAACCACGGCTGTTTGTTCTGGATTTCCATGGTGATATCAAGGCCAGCGCAACCTCTTCGCTCCGTGAGGAAATTACCGCAGTACTGGGTATTGCCAGATCAGAAGACGAAGTATTGATTCGTCTCGAAAGTGGGGGAGGGATGGTGCACTCCTATGGCCTTGCTGCTTCTCAACTTCAGCGTATTCGTGATAAAGGCATCAAGCTGACCATTGCTGTCGATAAAGTGGCCGCCAGTGGTGGCTATATGATGGCTTGTACTGCGGATAAAATTCTGGCCGCCCCATTCGCTGTTATTGGTTCCATCGGGGTAATGGCGCAACTGCCCAATTTCCACAGGCTTTTAAAAAAGAACGATGTTGATATTGAGCTCCATACGGCTGGCGAGTATAAACGTACGCTAACGGTTCTGGGTGAAAACACCGAGAAAGGCAGGGAGAAGTTTAAACAGGATATGGAAGATACCCATGAGCTGTTCAAGGATTTTGTTAAGTCTGCCAGAGATCAGGTAACGATTGAAGAAGTGGCGACGGGTGAAATCTGGTACGGACAGAAAGCCATCGATAAAAATCTGGTCGATGAAATCAAAACCAGTGACCAGTATATCTATGACCAGGTCGACAGCACAGATATTATCCATATCGCTTACAGCATGAAGAAAGGTTTACCGGAAAAGTTTGGGCTCGCTGCTCACCACGCGCTGGACAATACGCTTTTGAAATGGTGGGAACGCCTTTCTACTGAACGCTTTCACTAA
- the tnpC gene encoding IS66 family transposase translates to MQNAHVSGSGTTPALLPAPFATSQVILTKQEHIQLKQQANLWHAMWKAACGREKKVLAKNASLIAQHKAEMAGLNTQVADLKSELAHMKHLLFGRKSEKTSSSSKKSGNTTRPPSNRKRGHQPGVPGSGRHLHNNLPVVHESVDLPVDKQCCTVCHRPFKSFFNDDSCDVIEVEVKAHVRRYHRRHYQKTCQCPETPNITTPPPPPRLINKGKLGISVWVELLLNKYAYGIPINRQLESYKTQGLELSQATISFGLEAITPFFEPVAEATREFVASSDQWHADETRWISWAHETTGSHKHWLWVFLCDQAVYFSIADTRAAVVPESIIGDGAGTLVCDRYSAYKKLANDAVSINLAFCWAHVRRDFIDAQRGDPELEKWSATWVNRIGRLYHLNSQRLEVLDEPEQLATQQLRLEHQVEQMAIQRDQELNRPKLRVRAKKVLESLQNHWEGLTRFVTDPGIPMDNNAAEQALRTGVVGRKNYYGSGSVWSADIAAFLFSVFMTLKLWDINPKIWLGAYLEACAINGRKPPNDLTPYLPWLMSEERLCEMRNHDPPKV, encoded by the coding sequence ATGCAAAATGCTCATGTTTCAGGATCAGGCACAACACCTGCATTACTGCCTGCCCCCTTTGCTACCTCGCAGGTCATCCTCACCAAGCAGGAACACATCCAGCTAAAACAGCAGGCCAACCTCTGGCATGCCATGTGGAAGGCGGCCTGTGGCCGAGAGAAAAAAGTATTGGCTAAAAATGCCTCTCTTATCGCTCAGCATAAAGCCGAAATGGCTGGGTTGAACACCCAGGTCGCTGATCTGAAATCAGAACTGGCACACATGAAGCACTTGCTTTTCGGTCGTAAATCAGAGAAGACCAGTTCTTCTTCAAAGAAAAGTGGCAATACTACCCGGCCACCTTCAAATCGAAAACGAGGTCACCAGCCCGGAGTCCCCGGCTCTGGTCGCCATCTTCACAACAACCTGCCAGTGGTTCATGAGTCTGTAGACTTACCAGTGGACAAACAGTGTTGTACAGTCTGTCACCGGCCATTCAAGTCTTTTTTCAATGACGACAGCTGCGACGTAATTGAAGTTGAAGTTAAGGCTCACGTTCGTCGTTATCACCGAAGGCATTACCAAAAAACTTGCCAGTGCCCTGAAACGCCCAATATTACTACTCCACCACCTCCACCAAGACTCATCAACAAAGGAAAGCTTGGTATTTCTGTCTGGGTGGAGCTGTTGCTGAATAAGTACGCATACGGCATCCCCATAAACAGGCAACTTGAGTCTTATAAGACTCAGGGACTGGAACTGTCGCAGGCGACCATCTCCTTTGGCCTGGAAGCTATAACGCCCTTTTTTGAGCCGGTTGCCGAAGCTACTCGGGAATTCGTCGCCAGTAGCGATCAGTGGCATGCTGATGAAACCCGGTGGATCAGCTGGGCACATGAGACCACAGGTTCTCACAAACATTGGCTTTGGGTATTTCTCTGTGATCAGGCGGTTTATTTCAGCATTGCTGACACCCGTGCGGCTGTCGTACCAGAGTCGATCATTGGTGACGGGGCTGGAACGCTGGTGTGTGACCGATACTCAGCGTACAAAAAGCTTGCGAATGATGCGGTGTCTATTAATTTAGCTTTCTGCTGGGCTCACGTCAGGCGGGATTTTATTGACGCTCAACGAGGTGATCCGGAGTTGGAGAAATGGAGCGCCACCTGGGTGAACAGGATTGGTCGTTTATATCATCTTAATAGTCAGCGACTTGAAGTGCTTGATGAACCAGAGCAGCTAGCAACACAGCAGTTACGGCTTGAACATCAGGTAGAGCAGATGGCAATCCAGAGGGATCAGGAACTTAATCGTCCTAAACTGCGAGTCAGAGCGAAAAAAGTGCTCGAAAGTCTACAGAATCACTGGGAAGGATTGACCCGCTTTGTCACTGATCCCGGTATCCCCATGGATAACAACGCTGCAGAGCAAGCACTGCGCACAGGTGTCGTTGGCAGGAAGAATTACTACGGCTCTGGCAGCGTATGGAGTGCTGATATAGCCGCTTTTCTATTCAGCGTTTTTATGACGCTAAAGCTTTGGGATATTAATCCAAAAATCTGGCTGGGTGCCTATCTTGAGGCTTGTGCCATAAATGGCAGGAAGCCACCTAATGAT
- a CDS encoding alkaline phosphatase family protein: protein MNEKNVLPIAARIVARTVALWLCIAGSSVQAQKRAILIGFDGVQYEELRRVSPPNFDRLEMSKAYVGGIAGENSQQATSSGPGWTTVLTGVWVDKHKVSTNSSGLASPDYPSLFRHIHNYDSSLTQASIINWSSIHTQYFANDLSLIDRVESGLTDSNVASAAIEEINKNTDFIFLQLDEPDGVGHDHGFGSEYDQSLREADQRLGDILDAIDQSEQNTNSEWLVLVTTDHGRTPGSGTGHGGQSESEKTVFIASNQSLNEEFTQHTVPANSDYSGLYGYPALTALTPTVLAWLGAPLAQEWKMDSPSLYGDVGVRKLMKGNRGELTWISDSDQLVEIFKNDLPVETIQASSQQWRDPEPSDAGFVDYVLSLNANPVAYRLNTVDINAAFSWDTTRSYMFRNDAQYIRYNKVTDRSVSGYPRPTDNNNWLGLEPYQQLIVASFYKDSTTAYFFLADGRYLSYNLTLDKVRDGYPKAIDANTWPGMENYATSISATLRWKGDKVYFFLKSGDYVRFDLGDDKADAGYPRPTNNANWPGLEPYATEIIATLKWNNDRAYFFLENQQYIRYSIANDRIDSGYPAATNGNSWPGLLAP from the coding sequence ATGAACGAGAAAAACGTACTACCCATAGCTGCACGCATCGTTGCACGCACAGTTGCGTTGTGGCTTTGTATTGCAGGCTCATCGGTGCAGGCTCAAAAAAGAGCGATACTCATCGGCTTTGATGGTGTTCAATATGAGGAATTGCGGCGAGTCAGCCCCCCTAACTTTGATCGCCTTGAAATGAGCAAGGCTTATGTTGGTGGCATAGCTGGGGAGAACAGCCAGCAGGCCACTTCCAGTGGACCAGGCTGGACAACCGTTTTAACAGGAGTCTGGGTGGATAAACATAAGGTTTCGACCAATAGTTCAGGGCTTGCCAGTCCTGATTATCCCAGTCTGTTCCGGCATATTCACAACTACGACAGCAGCCTGACTCAGGCATCTATCATTAACTGGTCGTCCATTCATACACAATATTTTGCCAATGACCTGTCCTTGATTGATCGTGTGGAAAGTGGCTTAACAGACAGCAATGTTGCCAGCGCCGCTATTGAAGAGATCAATAAAAACACTGACTTTATATTTCTTCAATTGGATGAACCTGATGGGGTCGGACATGATCACGGTTTTGGCTCAGAGTATGACCAGAGCTTGAGAGAAGCGGACCAGAGACTGGGTGATATTCTGGACGCTATTGATCAATCTGAACAAAATACAAACAGCGAGTGGCTGGTTCTGGTGACCACTGATCATGGCCGGACGCCGGGTAGCGGAACAGGGCATGGTGGTCAGTCAGAAAGTGAAAAAACCGTATTTATTGCCAGTAATCAGTCTTTGAATGAGGAATTCACCCAACATACTGTTCCGGCAAACAGCGATTATTCTGGCCTGTATGGATATCCGGCTCTGACAGCACTGACACCTACAGTGCTTGCCTGGCTGGGGGCTCCTCTCGCTCAAGAGTGGAAAATGGACAGTCCATCACTCTACGGTGACGTAGGGGTAAGAAAACTGATGAAGGGAAACCGTGGTGAACTGACCTGGATCAGCGACAGTGACCAGCTGGTTGAGATATTTAAAAATGATCTTCCCGTTGAGACCATTCAGGCAAGTAGCCAACAATGGCGCGATCCTGAACCCAGTGATGCTGGGTTTGTAGATTACGTTCTGTCACTCAATGCTAATCCAGTGGCCTACCGGTTAAATACAGTCGATATCAATGCTGCCTTCAGTTGGGATACCACGCGATCCTATATGTTCAGAAATGACGCTCAATATATTCGCTATAACAAAGTGACAGACCGCTCTGTTTCAGGCTATCCGAGGCCAACAGACAACAACAACTGGCTCGGTCTTGAGCCATACCAACAGCTGATTGTTGCCAGCTTTTACAAAGATTCAACGACAGCGTACTTTTTTCTTGCCGATGGACGTTATCTTTCTTATAACCTGACACTCGACAAGGTCAGGGATGGGTATCCGAAAGCCATTGATGCCAATACCTGGCCCGGAATGGAAAACTACGCTACGTCGATTTCAGCGACTCTGCGCTGGAAAGGCGATAAGGTGTACTTCTTTCTCAAATCCGGTGATTACGTAAGGTTTGATCTTGGAGATGATAAGGCAGATGCCGGTTATCCGCGTCCAACGAATAATGCCAACTGGCCCGGACTTGAGCCTTATGCTACAGAAATCATTGCTACCCTCAAATGGAACAATGATCGTGCTTACTTCTTCCTGGAGAATCAGCAATATATCCGCTACAGCATTGCCAACGACCGAATCGATAGCGGTTATCCGGCAGCAACAAACGGCAATAGCTGGCCTGGACTGCTAGCCCCATAA
- a CDS encoding TetR/AcrR family transcriptional regulator yields MILETVKILIEEKGIEHLKVADIAKRADTSMGSIYQYFSNKDAIVLALAEHFTETIHGIVDHNLLELNTFDDLRRFMLKNFDDIYRLHRNEPALRQIWFDSINPELNRLAIADCQINTEKIYHRLVDHFEPTDKALLRRFILLMCYQFGNIIRLCFETDESTPEQLRDLFIEMMVVNAPEYLREKVSS; encoded by the coding sequence ATGATTCTGGAGACCGTCAAAATCCTGATTGAAGAAAAAGGAATTGAACACCTCAAGGTGGCCGACATCGCCAAACGTGCCGATACGTCCATGGGGTCTATCTACCAGTACTTTTCCAACAAGGATGCCATTGTTCTGGCGCTGGCTGAGCATTTTACAGAAACGATCCACGGCATTGTCGACCATAACCTGCTTGAGCTGAACACTTTTGACGACCTTCGTCGTTTTATGTTGAAGAATTTCGATGATATCTATCGGTTGCACAGGAATGAACCTGCGTTACGACAGATCTGGTTTGATTCAATCAATCCGGAGCTGAACCGGCTGGCTATTGCTGACTGTCAGATTAATACGGAAAAAATCTATCACCGTCTGGTTGACCATTTTGAGCCAACGGATAAAGCCCTGCTGCGTCGTTTTATTCTGTTAATGTGCTACCAGTTTGGCAATATCATACGGTTATGTTTCGAAACCGATGAAAGTACACCGGAGCAGCTCCGCGACCTGTTCATTGAGATGATGGTGGTCAATGCACCTGAATATCTCAGGGAAAAGGTCAGCTCCTGA